CAGCTGACCCGTACGGCCCGCACCCCCCGACGCCCCCGTGCCGCCCCGGCACGGGGGCGTCGTCGTGCCGGCGCGCCGGCGCGGGAGGGGACGAAGTCGGACAACCCGTGGCGCGGTGCGCGGTTCGCGACCGCGCGACCGGGCACCCGGTCGGCGCAGCCGGCCCGACGGGGGGCGGCCGACCCTGGAGGTACGCGTGACCCGCACCAGCACCCGCCGCACCCTCGCCGCGGTCCTCGCACCGGCAGCGCTGCTCGCTCCCGCCGCGCTCGTGGGCGCCGCGGCCCCCGCGTCCGCCGACGTCGTCCTCGCCGCCGCCGCGCAGCAGGTCAGCGCGCAGGACGAGGAGTTCCTCGTGGCCGCGCACCAGAGCAACCTGGCCGAGATCGCCGCCGGCGAGGCCGCGCAGGCGCAGGCCACGACGGACGTCGTGCGCGAGCACGGCGCGCTCTTCATCCGCGACCACACGCGCCTGGACCAGGACGTCACCGCGCTCGCCGAGGAGCTCGGGGTCGAGCTGCCCGACGCGCCGAGCGAGGCGCAGCAGGCGTCGCTGGCCGACGTCACCGAGGAGTCCGGCAGCGCCTTCGACGAGGCGTGGGTCGCGCAGCAGCTCACCTCGCACCGCCAGAGCCTGGCGAACGGCGAGGAGGAGCTGGCCGAGGGCAGCGACGAGCGGGTCGTCGCCCTGGCCGGGGCCGCGGCACCGGTCATCACCTCGCACCTGGAGATGCTCCAGCACGCCGCCGAGGAGCTCGGCGTCCCCGGCGGCGCGGACGCCGGCGGCGCCGGCCTCGTGGCCACCGACGGCGCCACCCCGGCGCTCGCCACCGGCCTGGTCGCCGTCGGCGTCGTCGTGGCCGTCGCGGGCGGCGTCGCGCTGCGCCGCCAGCGGGCCGCGGAGCGCTGACGCGACCCGTGGCACCCCGCCGACCCGGCCGGACCGGGCGCCCCCGCGCCCTGGCCGGGACCGCCGTCGCCCTCGGGCTCGCGCTCGCGGGCGGCGGCGGCGCCCTGCTCGCAGCGGGGGCGCCGGGGGCCGGCGCGCCGGCGGGCACCGTCCCGGCAGCCGCACCCCCGGCCCCCGCCGGACCGGGCGGGACCGCGACCGGGCCCACCGCCGGGCCCACCGCCGGGCCCACCGCCGGGCCCACCGCCGACGCGCCGGTCCGCGCCCGGCCCCGCACCGCGGCGCCGGCCCCGTCCGCCGCACCCCGCGGCGCGTACGCGGCACCGCCCGAGCTGCTGCGCCTGCCCGGCGGCGACGTGCCGGTCGACCCGACGTGGGCGGGGCCCGACGGCGACCTGCGCCTGCCGGAGACCGGGCGCCGCGCCGTCTGGTGGGCCGGCGGGGCGGCCCCGGGCGACGCCCGGGGCACCGCCGTGGTCGCCGGGCACGTCGACACCCTCGACGAGGGGCTGGGCGCCTTCGCCGCGCTCGCGGGGCTCCGCGTGGGGCAGGAGGTCGTGGTCCGCGACGGGGCCGGCGAGCGCC
The sequence above is a segment of the Vallicoccus soli genome. Coding sequences within it:
- a CDS encoding class F sortase, producing MAPRRPGRTGRPRALAGTAVALGLALAGGGGALLAAGAPGAGAPAGTVPAAAPPAPAGPGGTATGPTAGPTAGPTAGPTADAPVRARPRTAAPAPSAAPRGAYAAPPELLRLPGGDVPVDPTWAGPDGDLRLPETGRRAVWWAGGAAPGDARGTAVVAGHVDTLDEGLGAFAALAGLRVGQEVVVRDGAGERHRYSVQALRTYDEGELPPDLFTSRGSPRLALLTCAGSWDPRSGYDSSLVVWAVPV
- a CDS encoding DUF4142 domain-containing protein, with the translated sequence MTRTSTRRTLAAVLAPAALLAPAALVGAAAPASADVVLAAAAQQVSAQDEEFLVAAHQSNLAEIAAGEAAQAQATTDVVREHGALFIRDHTRLDQDVTALAEELGVELPDAPSEAQQASLADVTEESGSAFDEAWVAQQLTSHRQSLANGEEELAEGSDERVVALAGAAAPVITSHLEMLQHAAEELGVPGGADAGGAGLVATDGATPALATGLVAVGVVVAVAGGVALRRQRAAER